In Nocardioides conyzicola, one genomic interval encodes:
- a CDS encoding alpha-1,4-glucan--maltose-1-phosphate maltosyltransferase, with the protein MVGRIPVMNVTPLVDLGRQPAKATVGEPFPVTASVFREGHDQLGAEVVLTGPDGVRRAPVRMTKHAEVPDLYEAWVTPDLPGAWTFEVQAWSSPLGTWFHDGPIKIRADVDTELMFTEGRLLFERVRASLDASETEQARTIDGAIQAASDTDRPVAARLAAIEDPAVISALESHPIRELLTVEGPYPAYADRTKALFSSWYEFFPRSEGAKKNAKTGKVTSGTFKTAAKRLDAVAAMGFDVIYLPPIHPIGEVNRKGPNNTLDPGPGDPGSPWAIGSKDGGHDAIHPDLGTFADFDAFVARANKLGLEVALDLALQAAPDHPWVTSHPEWFTPRADGTIAYAENPPKKYQDIYPVNFDNDPTGICREVLRIVRLWISHGVRIFRVDNPHTKPLAFWEWLLTEVRRTDPDVLFLAEAFTRPAMMRGLGAIGFQQSYTYFTWRTAKWEIEEYLLELSHETDHLMRPNFFVNTPDILHAYLQYGGPAAFKIRAVIAATGSPSWGVYAGYELFEHVAVKPGSEEYLDSEKYQIRIRDWAGAEAEGRTLAPYLTRLNEIRRAHPALQLLRNVTIHWSDDENILVFSKTHEDDTVIVVVNVDPHATRETTVHLDLAALGLTETDSFVVHDEITGEDWGWGQHNYVRLDPHHEPAHILTVRRTR; encoded by the coding sequence ATGGTCGGACGCATCCCCGTCATGAACGTCACGCCGCTTGTCGACCTCGGTCGCCAGCCGGCGAAGGCGACGGTCGGCGAACCGTTTCCTGTCACTGCGAGCGTGTTCCGGGAAGGGCACGACCAGCTGGGCGCCGAGGTCGTGCTCACCGGACCCGACGGCGTACGCCGCGCTCCGGTGCGGATGACCAAGCACGCAGAGGTCCCCGACCTCTATGAGGCCTGGGTCACCCCGGACCTCCCCGGCGCCTGGACGTTCGAGGTCCAGGCCTGGTCGAGCCCGCTCGGCACCTGGTTCCACGACGGACCGATCAAGATCCGCGCCGACGTGGACACCGAGCTGATGTTCACCGAGGGCCGGCTGCTGTTCGAGCGGGTGCGCGCGTCACTCGACGCGAGCGAGACCGAGCAGGCGCGGACCATCGACGGCGCGATCCAGGCCGCCTCGGACACCGACCGGCCCGTCGCTGCCCGGCTGGCCGCGATCGAGGACCCGGCCGTGATCTCCGCCCTCGAGAGCCACCCGATCCGCGAGCTGCTCACCGTCGAGGGCCCCTACCCGGCGTACGCCGACCGGACCAAGGCGCTCTTCAGCAGCTGGTACGAGTTCTTCCCGCGCTCCGAGGGCGCGAAGAAGAACGCGAAGACCGGCAAGGTCACCAGCGGCACCTTCAAGACCGCGGCCAAGCGGCTCGACGCCGTCGCGGCGATGGGCTTCGACGTGATCTACCTGCCGCCGATCCACCCGATCGGCGAGGTCAACCGCAAGGGCCCCAACAACACCCTCGACCCGGGTCCGGGCGACCCGGGCTCCCCGTGGGCGATCGGCTCCAAGGACGGCGGGCACGACGCGATCCACCCCGACCTCGGGACGTTCGCCGACTTCGACGCCTTCGTGGCGCGGGCCAACAAGCTCGGCCTCGAGGTCGCGCTCGACCTCGCGCTGCAGGCCGCACCCGACCACCCGTGGGTCACCAGCCACCCGGAGTGGTTCACCCCGCGCGCCGACGGCACGATCGCGTACGCCGAGAACCCGCCGAAGAAGTACCAGGACATCTACCCGGTCAACTTCGACAACGACCCGACCGGCATCTGCCGCGAGGTGCTCCGGATCGTCCGGCTCTGGATCTCGCACGGCGTCCGGATCTTCCGGGTCGACAACCCCCACACCAAGCCGCTGGCGTTCTGGGAGTGGCTGCTCACGGAGGTACGCCGCACCGACCCCGACGTGCTCTTCCTCGCCGAGGCGTTCACCCGCCCCGCGATGATGCGCGGCCTCGGGGCGATCGGCTTCCAGCAGTCCTACACGTACTTCACGTGGCGCACCGCGAAGTGGGAGATCGAGGAGTACCTGCTCGAGCTGTCCCACGAGACCGACCACCTGATGCGGCCCAACTTCTTCGTCAACACCCCCGACATCCTGCACGCCTACCTCCAGTACGGCGGGCCGGCAGCGTTCAAGATCCGCGCCGTCATCGCGGCGACCGGCTCGCCCAGCTGGGGCGTGTACGCCGGCTACGAGCTCTTCGAGCACGTGGCGGTCAAGCCCGGCAGCGAGGAGTACCTCGACTCGGAGAAGTACCAGATCCGCATCCGCGACTGGGCGGGCGCCGAGGCCGAGGGGCGCACGCTCGCGCCGTACCTCACCCGGCTCAACGAGATCCGCCGCGCGCACCCGGCGCTGCAGCTGCTCCGCAACGTGACCATCCACTGGAGCGACGACGAGAACATCCTGGTCTTCTCGAAGACGCACGAGGACGACACCGTCATCGTCGTCGTCAACGTGGACCCGCACGCCACCCGCGAGACCACGGTGCACCTCGACCTGGCCGCGCTGGGCCTGACCGAGACCGACTCGTTCGTGGTCCACGACGAGATCACCGGCGAGGACTGGGGCTGGGGCCAGCACAACTACGTCCGGCTCGACCCCCACCACGAGCCTGCCCACATCCTCACCGTGAGGAGGACCCGTTGA
- a CDS encoding EamA family transporter, with protein MNRRDSLLAAFVATIWGFNFVVIDWGMDGIPPLLFVAVRFVFVVFPAILFVGRPDAPWRVVAAVGVFMSLGQFGFLYVSMDAGMPPGLAALVLQAQVIFTVLIAAGVLREIPTTAQVAGVVLGSAGLAIVAVGRGGQVTTVALVLCLLGALSWGVGNVVSRASGVKGGLSLTIWSALVVPVPLFALSLLVDGPTVVGDALTSFSWEAALSTLYTAGLASLVGYGVFNTLLSRNQSSSVVPWVLLAPVVAMASAWLLLDQRPNGAELLGGLLLIAGVLVAMRPARPAAPAGGEQATVSLPTAV; from the coding sequence GTGAACCGCCGTGACTCCCTGCTCGCTGCCTTCGTCGCCACGATCTGGGGCTTCAACTTCGTGGTGATCGACTGGGGCATGGACGGCATCCCGCCGCTGCTCTTCGTGGCGGTCCGGTTCGTGTTCGTGGTCTTCCCGGCGATCCTCTTCGTCGGCCGTCCCGACGCGCCCTGGCGGGTGGTCGCCGCCGTCGGGGTCTTCATGTCGCTGGGCCAGTTCGGCTTCCTCTACGTCTCGATGGACGCCGGGATGCCGCCGGGGCTCGCCGCGCTGGTCCTCCAGGCGCAGGTCATCTTCACGGTCCTGATCGCCGCGGGCGTCCTGCGCGAGATCCCGACCACGGCCCAGGTCGCCGGTGTGGTCCTGGGCTCCGCCGGCCTCGCGATCGTCGCTGTCGGGCGCGGTGGCCAGGTGACCACGGTCGCCCTCGTGCTGTGCCTGCTCGGCGCGCTGTCGTGGGGGGTCGGCAACGTGGTCTCGCGCGCGTCCGGGGTGAAGGGCGGGCTGTCGCTGACGATCTGGTCGGCGCTCGTCGTACCCGTGCCGCTGTTCGCGCTCTCCCTGCTGGTCGACGGCCCGACCGTGGTGGGCGACGCGCTCACGTCGTTCTCGTGGGAGGCCGCGCTCTCGACGCTCTACACCGCGGGACTGGCCTCGCTGGTCGGGTACGGCGTCTTCAACACGCTGCTCTCGCGCAACCAGTCGTCCTCGGTGGTGCCGTGGGTGCTGCTCGCCCCGGTGGTCGCGATGGCCTCGGCCTGGCTGCTGCTCGACCAGCGGCCCAACGGCGCCGAGCTGCTCGGCGGGCTGCTGCTGATCGCCGGCGTGCTGGTCGCGATGCGTCCGGCGCGCCCCGCGGCCCCGGCCGGCGGTGAGCAGGCAACCGTCTCGCTTCCCACCGCCGTCTGA
- a CDS encoding maltokinase N-terminal cap-like domain-containing protein, translating to MTAQTPELQPDVFVRYLERTRWFGGKGRPFTVTGVRRIGELPGSGDGLWVVIDLVEVTYGDGPGGTEIYQVPLALYTDPETRLDHAFLGWWEEPEFGWVHAYDALHDREAMGLWLRAFAGAADEAGGNRTDLSSGLAFHRLEGHDLDLDTHSTLFSGEQSNSSVAFGEDALMKVFRKITPGVNPDIQVHDVLTRAGSDHIAALYGWLDWVDGAPSSDTDDGRGTTMQLAMLQQFLRTASDGWDLAVSSARNLFAEADLHAHEAGGDFAGEAARLGEALREVHVVLAEHFPTERRGADAAVELADAMTTRLDDALAVVPELAPHAEELRATYDRVRALPGLDVQRVHGDLHLGQTLRTSLGWKIVDFEGEPAKPLADRLLPDSPWRDVAGMLRSFDYAPRVVERSFAQDDAEGAPQRAYRADEWAHRNSNYFLTAYAGGQISAEDRVLLDAYVADKVVYETVYETRNRPAWVDIPLAAVARMEQA from the coding sequence GTGACCGCCCAGACCCCAGAGCTCCAGCCCGATGTATTCGTCAGGTACCTAGAACGCACCCGCTGGTTCGGCGGCAAGGGCCGGCCGTTCACCGTCACGGGAGTACGCCGCATCGGTGAGCTCCCGGGCAGCGGCGACGGCCTGTGGGTGGTGATCGACCTGGTCGAGGTCACCTACGGCGACGGCCCGGGTGGCACCGAGATCTACCAGGTGCCCCTGGCCCTCTACACGGACCCCGAGACGCGGCTCGACCACGCCTTCCTCGGATGGTGGGAGGAGCCCGAGTTCGGCTGGGTCCACGCCTACGACGCGCTGCACGACCGCGAGGCGATGGGCCTGTGGCTCCGCGCGTTCGCCGGTGCAGCCGACGAGGCCGGGGGCAACCGGACCGACCTCTCCAGCGGACTCGCCTTCCACCGGCTCGAGGGCCACGACCTCGACCTCGACACCCACTCGACCCTCTTCTCGGGTGAGCAGTCGAACTCGTCGGTCGCCTTCGGCGAGGACGCGCTGATGAAGGTCTTCCGCAAGATCACGCCCGGGGTCAACCCCGACATCCAGGTGCACGACGTGCTCACCCGCGCCGGCTCCGACCACATCGCCGCGCTCTACGGCTGGCTCGACTGGGTGGACGGTGCGCCCTCGAGCGACACCGACGACGGCCGGGGCACGACCATGCAGCTCGCGATGCTGCAGCAGTTCCTGCGGACCGCCAGCGACGGCTGGGACCTCGCGGTCTCCAGCGCCCGCAACCTCTTCGCCGAGGCCGACCTGCACGCCCACGAGGCCGGCGGCGACTTCGCCGGCGAGGCCGCCCGCCTCGGCGAGGCGCTGCGGGAGGTGCACGTCGTGCTCGCCGAGCACTTCCCGACCGAGCGCCGGGGCGCCGACGCGGCCGTCGAGCTCGCCGACGCCATGACGACGCGTCTCGACGACGCCCTCGCCGTGGTGCCCGAGCTCGCGCCGCACGCCGAGGAGCTGCGCGCGACGTACGACCGGGTGCGCGCGCTGCCCGGGCTCGACGTGCAACGCGTCCACGGCGACCTGCACCTCGGCCAGACCCTCCGCACCAGCCTCGGCTGGAAGATCGTCGACTTCGAGGGCGAGCCGGCCAAGCCGCTCGCCGACCGGCTGCTGCCGGACTCGCCGTGGCGCGACGTCGCCGGGATGCTGCGCTCCTTCGACTACGCCCCGCGCGTCGTCGAGCGCTCGTTCGCCCAGGACGACGCGGAGGGTGCGCCGCAGCGCGCCTACCGCGCCGACGAGTGGGCGCACCGCAACAGCAACTACTTCCTGACGGCGTACGCCGGCGGCCAGATCAGCGCCGAGGACCGCGTCCTGCTGGACGCGTACGTCGCCGACAAGGTCGTCTACGAGACCGTCTACGAGACCCGCAACCGACCGGCCTGGGTGGACATCCCGCTCGCGGCCGTCGCGAGGATGGAACAGGCATGA
- the treS gene encoding maltose alpha-D-glucosyltransferase gives MTPEITEESTTRTPEWFKTAVFYEVLVRAFRDSNADGTGDFRGLVEKLDYLQWLGVDCLWIPPFFPSPLRDDGYDVADYTGVHPEIGTIDDFRYFLDEAHKRGLRVIIDFVMNHTSDQHAWFQASRNDPEGPYGDFYVWSDTDELYEEARVIFVDTEPSNWTWDPVRQQYFWHRFFSHQPDLNFDNPAVHDAIIDAIRFWMDMGMDGFRLDAVPYLYERPGTNGENLPETHDFLKKVRKVVDDEYPGRVLLCEANQWPEDVVDYFGDPEVGGDECHMAFHFPVMPRIFMAVRRESRFPISEILEQTPAIPDKCQWGIFLRNHDELTLEMVTDDDRDYMWGEYAKDPRMKANIGIRRRLAPLLDNDTNQIELFNALLLSLPGSPCLYYGDEIGMGDNIWLGDRDGVRTPMQWTADRNAGFSSATPGKLDRPVIQDPVFGYQSVNVEAQLENSSSLLHWTRRMIHARRNHPAFGLGDFHDLGGSNPSVLSYVREHTTEDGHEDLILCVNNLSRFPQPIELDLRRYQGRQPVELLGGVPFPEIGELPYLLTLAGYGFYWFRLTAEQPTEEGQLL, from the coding sequence TTGACCCCCGAGATCACCGAAGAGAGCACGACCCGCACCCCCGAGTGGTTCAAGACCGCCGTCTTCTACGAGGTCCTGGTCCGCGCGTTCCGCGACTCCAACGCCGACGGCACCGGCGACTTCCGCGGCCTGGTCGAGAAGCTCGACTACCTGCAGTGGCTGGGCGTGGACTGCCTCTGGATCCCGCCGTTCTTCCCGAGCCCGCTGCGCGACGACGGGTACGACGTCGCCGACTACACCGGCGTGCACCCGGAGATCGGCACCATCGACGACTTCCGGTACTTCCTCGACGAGGCGCACAAGCGCGGCCTGCGCGTGATCATCGACTTCGTCATGAACCACACGAGCGACCAGCACGCGTGGTTCCAGGCGTCGCGCAACGACCCCGAGGGCCCGTACGGCGACTTCTACGTCTGGTCGGACACCGACGAGCTCTACGAGGAGGCACGGGTCATCTTCGTCGACACCGAGCCGTCCAACTGGACCTGGGACCCGGTGCGCCAGCAGTACTTCTGGCACCGCTTCTTCTCCCACCAGCCCGACCTCAACTTCGACAACCCGGCCGTCCACGACGCGATCATCGACGCGATCCGCTTCTGGATGGACATGGGCATGGACGGCTTCCGCCTCGACGCGGTGCCGTACCTCTACGAGCGCCCGGGCACCAACGGCGAGAACCTCCCCGAGACCCACGACTTCCTCAAGAAGGTGCGCAAGGTCGTCGACGACGAGTACCCCGGCCGGGTGCTGCTCTGCGAGGCCAACCAGTGGCCCGAGGACGTCGTCGACTACTTCGGCGACCCGGAGGTCGGCGGCGACGAGTGCCACATGGCCTTCCACTTCCCGGTGATGCCGCGCATCTTCATGGCGGTACGTCGCGAGTCGCGCTTCCCGATCTCGGAGATCCTCGAGCAGACGCCGGCGATCCCCGACAAGTGCCAGTGGGGCATCTTCCTGCGCAACCACGACGAGCTGACGCTCGAGATGGTGACCGACGACGACCGCGACTACATGTGGGGCGAGTACGCCAAGGACCCCCGGATGAAGGCCAACATCGGCATCCGCCGGCGCCTGGCTCCCCTGCTCGACAACGACACCAACCAGATCGAGCTCTTCAACGCGCTGCTGCTGTCGCTGCCCGGGTCGCCGTGCCTCTACTACGGCGACGAGATCGGGATGGGCGACAACATCTGGCTCGGTGACCGCGACGGCGTCCGCACGCCGATGCAGTGGACCGCCGACCGCAACGCCGGCTTCTCCTCGGCCACGCCGGGCAAGCTGGACCGCCCGGTGATCCAGGACCCGGTGTTCGGCTACCAGTCGGTCAACGTCGAGGCCCAGCTCGAGAACTCCTCGTCGCTGCTGCACTGGACCCGCCGGATGATCCACGCCCGGCGCAACCACCCGGCGTTCGGCCTCGGGGACTTCCACGACCTCGGCGGCTCCAACCCGTCGGTGCTGTCGTACGTCCGCGAGCACACCACCGAGGACGGTCACGAGGACCTGATCCTCTGCGTCAACAACCTGTCCCGCTTCCCGCAGCCGATCGAGCTGGACCTGCGGCGCTACCAGGGCCGGCAGCCGGTCGAGCTCCTCGGTGGCGTCCCCTTCCCCGAGATCGGCGAGCTCCCCTACCTGCTCACGCTGGCGGGTTACGGCTTCTACTGGTTCCGGCTCACCGCCGAGCAACCCACCGAGGAGGGTCAGCTGCTGTGA
- a CDS encoding NUDIX hydrolase yields the protein MTEPATIVTTVAEGTARITWTTDTPIDVIRHQVVAALADHARVEALVDPDDEGGQRAATWSGLRREGVMRGVTVDGTPVDRVVYARLATDTPLHEPEGFRALLNSFLPRKRAIGQMLIRDQDGRVLLCQLTYKPDWDLPGGVVEVNESPREAVTREIEEELSLDLPAGALVLTDWLPPWSGWDDALCLVFDGGVHDASLTDAIVREAREIRSAEFCTPEQVAERCADFTARRIASALANVGPDGPGGPAYTESGR from the coding sequence GTGACCGAGCCAGCGACCATCGTGACGACCGTCGCGGAGGGCACCGCACGCATCACCTGGACGACCGACACCCCCATCGACGTCATCCGCCACCAGGTGGTCGCCGCGCTCGCCGACCATGCCCGGGTCGAGGCGCTGGTCGACCCCGACGACGAGGGCGGCCAGCGCGCCGCGACGTGGTCGGGGCTTCGTCGCGAGGGCGTCATGCGCGGCGTGACCGTCGACGGCACGCCGGTCGACCGGGTCGTCTACGCGCGGCTGGCGACCGACACCCCGCTGCACGAGCCCGAGGGGTTCCGGGCGCTGCTCAACTCCTTCCTGCCCCGCAAGCGCGCGATCGGGCAGATGCTCATCCGCGACCAGGACGGGCGGGTGCTGCTCTGCCAGCTGACCTACAAGCCCGACTGGGACCTGCCGGGCGGCGTCGTGGAGGTCAACGAGTCCCCGCGGGAGGCGGTCACCCGCGAGATCGAGGAGGAGCTCAGCCTCGACCTCCCCGCGGGCGCGCTGGTGCTCACCGACTGGCTGCCGCCGTGGAGCGGCTGGGACGACGCCCTGTGCCTGGTCTTCGACGGCGGCGTCCACGACGCCTCCCTCACCGACGCGATCGTGCGCGAGGCCCGCGAGATCCGGTCGGCCGAGTTCTGCACGCCCGAGCAGGTCGCCGAGCGCTGCGCCGACTTCACCGCCCGCCGGATCGCGTCCGCGCTGGCCAACGTCGGCCCCGACGGACCCGGCGGACCGGCGTACACGGAGTCGGGCCGGTAA
- a CDS encoding LysR family transcriptional regulator: MIDLAALTSLRAVDTHGSVVGAADALGFTPSAVSQQVKRLERQTGVPLLERVGRGVILTDHGRHLVDAGVRLLAELEEVESGLHERAGTVSGHLRLTAFSTAMRGLVAPVVRDLRTAHPDLALTLTEREPWDTVDLVATGQSDLGVVHRWGDVPITIPDHLEATQVARDVADVIVPVGHPLATRSRVSPRDLVDEGWIATPDGTICREWLTRMYAGTGRLPRIAHTAMEFDSHLALVRAGLGIALVPRLGRQPLGDQLVGVPAHDPEPTRDIIAVHRRSMTGSPAVRAVLAALTGSARRARTPGSGGP, from the coding sequence ATGATCGACCTGGCCGCCCTCACCAGTCTCCGCGCCGTCGACACCCACGGCTCCGTCGTGGGCGCGGCCGACGCGCTCGGCTTCACCCCCAGCGCGGTCTCCCAGCAGGTCAAGCGGCTGGAGAGGCAGACCGGCGTCCCGCTGCTCGAGCGGGTCGGCCGCGGCGTCATCCTCACCGACCACGGGCGGCACCTGGTCGACGCCGGCGTACGCCTGCTCGCCGAGCTCGAGGAGGTCGAGTCCGGGCTGCACGAGCGCGCCGGGACGGTCTCCGGGCACCTGCGCCTGACCGCCTTCTCGACCGCGATGCGCGGGCTGGTCGCCCCCGTCGTTCGCGACCTGCGCACGGCCCACCCCGACCTGGCGCTCACCCTCACCGAGCGCGAGCCCTGGGACACCGTCGACCTGGTCGCGACCGGGCAGAGCGACCTCGGGGTGGTGCACCGCTGGGGCGACGTGCCGATCACCATCCCCGACCACCTGGAGGCCACCCAGGTCGCGCGCGACGTCGCGGACGTGATCGTGCCGGTCGGCCACCCGCTCGCGACCCGCTCCCGGGTCAGCCCGCGCGACCTCGTCGACGAGGGCTGGATCGCCACTCCCGACGGCACCATCTGTCGCGAGTGGCTCACCCGGATGTACGCCGGGACGGGGCGGCTGCCGCGGATCGCGCACACCGCGATGGAGTTCGACTCCCACCTGGCGCTGGTCCGCGCCGGGCTCGGCATCGCGCTGGTCCCCCGGCTGGGTCGTCAGCCGCTCGGCGACCAGCTGGTCGGCGTGCCCGCGCACGATCCCGAGCCGACCCGCGACATCATCGCGGTGCACCGGCGCAGCATGACCGGGTCGCCGGCCGTCCGCGCGGTGCTGGCTGCCTTGACCGGGTCGGCTAGAAGAGCGCGGACGCCAGGCTCTGGCGGCCCTTGA
- the glgB gene encoding 1,4-alpha-glucan branching protein GlgB, which produces MSTPKVQPVSETELSQVVHGQHGDPHGVLGPHPYDGAVTVRVLKPLATTVEVRWDGGSVGLAHEHEGIWVGVIPLPDVPDYRVAASYGAEPIVLDDPYRFLPTLGEMDLHLINEGRHEQLWEVLGAKVRHYPGALEPVTGTSFAVWAPSARAVRIKADFNSWDGREHPMRQLGTSGVWELFVPGVRGGTAYKFVILGPDGEWREKADPMAVWAEKPADTASKIFESSYEWNDDAWLAARAESSPVNGPMSIYEMHLASWKKHHDGRFWSWAELAEELPAYVAGLGFTHVELMPVMQHPFGGSWGYHVTSYFAPDSRFGDPDGFRLLVDKLHQAGVGVILDWVPGHFATDEWALARFDGTPLYEDPNPQRGWHKEWGSHIFNFGRREVRNFLYANAVYWLEEFHADGLRVDGVASMLYLDYAREDGEWSPNIHGGHENLEAVQFLQEMNATVYKRIPGIATIAEESTSWPGVTKPTSQDGLGFGFKWNMGWMHDSLDYLAHEPVYRAYHHGEMTFSLVYAFSENFVLPLSHDEVVHGKGSLLRKMPGDRWQQLANLRAYYGFMWAHPGKQLIFMGCELGQESEWAESRELDWWLLEHPEHRGVSDLVRDLNAAYVGSPAVWSQDNDPSGFQWIDANDAGRNVFSFLRRGTDGTPDVVCVSNFASVPHDDYRVGLPAAGEWDEILNTDAEIYAGSGVGNFGAVTAVEGEWSGQPAYATIVVPPLATVWFRRRA; this is translated from the coding sequence ATGAGCACCCCGAAGGTCCAGCCCGTCTCCGAGACCGAGCTGAGCCAGGTCGTCCACGGTCAGCACGGCGACCCGCACGGCGTGCTCGGCCCGCACCCGTACGACGGCGCGGTGACGGTGCGCGTCCTCAAGCCGCTCGCGACGACCGTCGAGGTCCGCTGGGACGGAGGCTCCGTCGGGCTGGCCCACGAGCACGAGGGCATCTGGGTCGGCGTCATCCCGCTCCCCGACGTCCCCGACTACCGGGTCGCGGCGTCGTACGGCGCGGAGCCGATCGTGCTCGACGACCCCTACCGGTTCCTGCCGACGCTCGGCGAGATGGACCTGCACCTGATCAACGAGGGCCGCCACGAGCAGCTCTGGGAGGTGCTCGGGGCCAAGGTCCGGCACTACCCCGGCGCGCTGGAGCCGGTCACCGGCACGTCCTTCGCCGTGTGGGCGCCGTCGGCGCGCGCGGTCCGGATCAAGGCCGACTTCAACAGCTGGGACGGCCGCGAGCACCCGATGCGGCAGCTCGGCACCTCCGGCGTCTGGGAGCTCTTCGTCCCGGGCGTCCGCGGCGGCACGGCGTACAAGTTCGTGATCCTCGGCCCCGACGGCGAGTGGCGCGAGAAGGCCGACCCGATGGCGGTCTGGGCCGAGAAGCCCGCCGACACGGCCTCGAAGATCTTCGAGTCGAGCTACGAGTGGAACGACGACGCGTGGCTCGCCGCGCGCGCCGAGAGCTCCCCGGTCAACGGCCCGATGAGCATCTACGAGATGCACCTCGCGTCCTGGAAGAAGCACCACGACGGCCGCTTCTGGTCGTGGGCCGAGCTGGCCGAGGAGCTGCCGGCGTACGTCGCCGGCCTGGGCTTCACCCACGTCGAGCTGATGCCGGTGATGCAGCACCCGTTCGGCGGCTCGTGGGGCTACCACGTGACGTCGTACTTCGCCCCGGACTCGCGCTTCGGCGACCCCGACGGCTTCCGGCTGCTCGTCGACAAGCTCCACCAGGCCGGCGTGGGCGTCATCCTCGACTGGGTGCCCGGGCACTTCGCCACCGACGAGTGGGCGCTCGCCCGCTTCGACGGCACGCCGCTCTACGAGGACCCCAACCCGCAGCGCGGGTGGCACAAGGAGTGGGGCTCCCACATCTTCAACTTCGGTCGTCGGGAGGTGCGCAACTTCCTCTACGCCAACGCGGTCTACTGGCTGGAGGAGTTCCACGCCGACGGGCTGCGCGTCGACGGCGTCGCGTCGATGCTCTACCTCGACTACGCCCGCGAGGACGGCGAGTGGTCGCCCAACATCCACGGCGGGCACGAGAACCTCGAGGCCGTGCAGTTCCTGCAGGAGATGAACGCGACCGTCTACAAGCGGATCCCCGGCATCGCCACCATCGCCGAGGAGTCGACGTCGTGGCCGGGTGTCACGAAGCCGACATCGCAGGACGGGCTCGGCTTCGGCTTCAAGTGGAACATGGGCTGGATGCACGACTCGCTGGACTACCTCGCCCACGAGCCGGTCTACCGCGCCTACCACCACGGGGAGATGACCTTCTCGCTCGTCTACGCCTTCTCCGAGAACTTCGTGCTGCCGCTCTCGCACGACGAGGTCGTGCACGGCAAGGGCTCACTGCTGCGCAAGATGCCGGGCGACCGCTGGCAGCAGCTCGCCAACCTGCGCGCCTACTACGGCTTCATGTGGGCGCACCCGGGCAAGCAGCTGATCTTCATGGGCTGCGAGCTCGGCCAGGAGTCCGAGTGGGCGGAGTCGCGCGAGCTCGACTGGTGGCTCCTCGAGCACCCCGAGCACCGCGGCGTGTCCGACCTGGTCCGCGACCTCAACGCGGCGTACGTCGGCTCCCCGGCCGTGTGGTCGCAGGACAACGATCCGAGCGGCTTCCAGTGGATCGACGCCAACGACGCCGGCCGCAACGTCTTCTCGTTCCTGCGCCGCGGCACGGACGGCACGCCCGACGTCGTCTGCGTCTCGAACTTCGCCTCGGTGCCCCACGACGACTACCGGGTCGGACTGCCCGCCGCCGGCGAGTGGGACGAGATCCTCAACACCGACGCCGAGATCTACGCCGGGTCCGGCGTGGGCAACTTCGGCGCGGTGACGGCCGTCGAGGGCGAGTGGTCCGGGCAGCCGGCGTACGCCACCATCGTCGTCCCACCCCTGGCGACGGTGTGGTTCCGGCGTCGCGCCTGA
- a CDS encoding co-chaperone YbbN — protein MTQQPFSRPGAIDLSGLKAPATPSSSGSAGAAAAGGSSYAVQVTEEAFQSVIETSMTAPVLLVFYSPTRMPDSQQLADDFVTLSTEFEGRFLVGLVNIDEAPGIAQAMQIPSIPLVVAVLDGRPAPLIQDVLPIDELRSALTTVMQQLTAQGMTGRHQPRSAAVDTDGDGEPDYDPRYAAAQDALGDGDIDRAVAEYQKLVTANPADVEAAAGLAMAKVLQRTQGVDLNAARAAGAANPDDVDAQTMVADLDMLGGHVEDAFIRLIELVRRSSGDDRNKAREHLLGLFGAVGNDDPRVLKGRQSLASALF, from the coding sequence ATGACGCAGCAGCCGTTCTCGCGCCCCGGAGCGATTGACCTGTCCGGACTCAAGGCTCCCGCGACCCCGTCGAGCTCCGGCTCGGCCGGTGCCGCGGCCGCCGGCGGCTCGTCGTACGCCGTCCAGGTGACCGAGGAGGCCTTCCAGTCCGTCATCGAGACGTCCATGACGGCGCCGGTCCTGCTCGTCTTCTACTCACCCACGCGGATGCCCGACAGCCAGCAGCTCGCCGACGACTTCGTGACGCTGTCGACCGAGTTCGAGGGCCGGTTCCTGGTCGGCCTCGTGAACATCGACGAGGCGCCCGGCATCGCGCAGGCGATGCAGATCCCGTCGATCCCGCTCGTGGTCGCGGTCCTCGACGGCCGGCCGGCGCCGCTGATCCAGGACGTGCTGCCGATCGACGAGCTGCGCTCGGCGCTGACCACCGTCATGCAGCAGCTGACCGCGCAGGGGATGACCGGCCGCCACCAGCCGCGGTCCGCTGCCGTCGACACCGACGGCGACGGGGAGCCGGACTACGACCCGCGCTACGCGGCCGCCCAGGACGCGCTCGGCGACGGTGACATCGACCGTGCGGTCGCGGAGTACCAGAAGCTCGTCACCGCCAACCCGGCCGACGTCGAGGCCGCCGCCGGACTCGCGATGGCGAAGGTGCTGCAGCGCACCCAGGGCGTCGACCTCAACGCCGCCCGTGCCGCCGGCGCCGCCAACCCCGACGACGTCGACGCCCAGACCATGGTCGCCGACCTCGACATGCTCGGCGGGCACGTGGAGGACGCGTTCATCCGGCTGATCGAGCTGGTGCGGCGTAGCTCCGGCGACGACCGCAACAAGGCACGCGAGCACCTCCTCGGCCTCTTCGGTGCGGTCGGCAACGACGACCCGCGGGTGCTCAAGGGCCGCCAGAGCCTGGCGTCCGCGCTCTTCTAG